The following proteins come from a genomic window of Aspergillus oryzae RIB40 DNA, chromosome 4:
- a CDS encoding uncharacterized protein (predicted protein): MEFANAISVLRQVSIIKLPWMWVESYVGSSLVAPERACATTFLLLGVFGKYGSTGVCWPMTHFTIGVYDIVELGCIDDGLSEVSAFNYPYGVGCIQNDISGMKTEANYMNNNSTIVGMRENKVDES; encoded by the exons ATGGAATTTGCCAATGCAATCTCTGTACTGCGTCAAGTCTCCATTATTAA GCTGCCTTGGATGTGGGTCGAGTCTTATGTGGGCAGCTCATTAGTAGC GCCGGAGAGAGCTTGTGCCACGACCTTTTTACTGTTGGGTGTGT TTGGAAAGTATGGCTCTACTGGAGTGTGCTGGCCTATGACTCACTT CACAATCGGAGTATATGATATTGTAGAGCTAGGTTGTATCGATGACGGTTTATCGGAAGTGTCAGCGTTCAACT ATCCATATGGCGTTGGATGTATTCAGAATGATATCAGCGGGATGAAAACGGAAGCTAATTATATGAACAACAATTCTACAATTGTTGGTATGCGGGAAAATAAAGTAGATGAAAGCTAG
- a CDS encoding putative citrate synthase (citrate synthase): MAGLLDRHSSRPDPTKLSCFRRFAMLNADHGMALTVFSALVTASSLTDPISCLISAVAAAYGPLHFGATVSAQRTLREIGSTDKVPEFIEGVKNRRTKLFGYGHRSYKGLDPRVRPIQSILKDLDLSKNDYLKITERIEEIASADDYFRHRGLYPNADFYGNFVFTAMDNGPLAGIHVYVLIAVR; the protein is encoded by the exons ATGGCAGGGCTGTTGGATCGACATTCCAGTCGCCCAGATCCAACTAAGCTGTCATGCTTCCGGCGCTTTGCCATGCTGAACGCCGACCATGGCATGGCCCTGACAGTATTCTCAGCATTAGTGACAGCATCCTCGTTGACGGATCCTATTTCCTGCTTGATCAGTGCGGTGGCAGCCGCATATGGGCCCCTGCACTTTGGTGCTACTGTGTCTGCCCAGCGTACGCTCCGGGAAATCGGAAGTACAGACAAGGTTCCCGAGTTTATAGAGGGGGTAAAGAACAGGCGAACGAAGTTATTTGGATATGGACACCGCTCCTACAAGGGTCTGGATCCCAGGGTTCGTCCAATTCAGTCAATCCTGAAGGACCTGGACTTGTCAAAGAATGATTATCTGAAAATCACCGAGCGCATCGAGGAAATAGCCTCAGCAGACGACTACTTCCGTCACAGAGGATTATACCCCAATGCTGACTTTTATGGTAACTTTGTCTTCACTGCTAT GGATAATGGCCCACTGGCGGGAATACATGTGTATGTGCTGATTGCGGTGAGATAA
- a CDS encoding GFA family protein (predicted protein) — MPLSGHCLCKAVTYKADVEAPLITAYDHCDDCQRQSGSTYSLVAVVPKDKLTINGPTKSYAGQGSSGKAVHRIFCSECGSPIAHDPEAAPEIIALKAGTLDVEIKKNLKPLTWYACLGHRNLDCQQASILPGTSREAFRAHAVNTPWRMDDFYRAQ, encoded by the exons ATGCCTTTGTCCGGCCACTGTCTGTGTAAAGCCGTCACCTATAAGGCTGACGTCGAGGCGCCGCTCATCACCGCATACGATCACTGCGACGATTGCCAGCGTCAGAGTGGATCAACCTATT CTCTCGTCGCGGTAGTACCTAAGGACAAACTGACGATCAATGGACCCACCAAGAGCTACGCAGGACAGGGATCATCAGGCAAAGCAGTTCACCGGATTTTCTGTTCGGAATGCGGCTCCCCTATTGCCCACGACCCAGAAGCTGCCCCGGAGATCATCGCCCTTAAGGCCGGCACCCTTGATGtggagatcaagaagaacctgAAGCCT CTAACGTGGTATGCCTGCTTAGGACACCGAAATCTGGACTGTCAGCAAGCTTCCATTCTGCCAGGAACATCTCGCGAAGCCTTTCGAGCACATGCCGTAAACACACCATGGCGAATGGATGATTTTTATAGGGCACAATGA
- a CDS encoding putative MFS efflux transporter (synaptic vesicle transporter SVOP and related transporters (major facilitator superfamily)), with the protein MNNSQGAAEDGPPTEITPLLQSHPGKERYSVFSTRQKRLIILTAAIASTFSPISANIYYPALNSIAAGLDVSSSQINLTITTYMICQGLAPTLTGPFADQAGRRPAYILCFLIYIISNIALALQHSYPALLVLRAIQSSGSSGTVALASAVAADVITSAERGTYMSITSLGNILAPSLGPVLGGVLSEYLGWQSIFWFLAMSSTIFFIPLVLLFPETCRTIVGDGSIPASGWNKSILNWWMSKRPHRRPVLIPSASTEPAPQPQLPKRMIHPLSTLSLLFHLPTGLIILSNGLIFASYYAITAGLPSQLRSIYGLSDLNIGLSFIPMGAGTLLSATFNGIIVDWNYRRIVAKDRQDIENFEAEKARLGVGGPVAPPTTS; encoded by the exons ATGAACAACAGCCAGGGAGCTGCGGAAGATGGACCACCTACCGAAATCACACCCCTTTTACAATCTCATCCTGGGAAAGAACGATATTCAGTTTTCAGTACCAGACAGAAGCGGTTGATTATTCTCACAGCAGCCATAGCGTCGACGTTTTCCCCTATCTCAGCTAACATCTACTACCCAGCCCTCAATTCTATAGCTGCTGGCCTGGATGTATCCAGTTCCCAAATCAACCTAACTATAACTACATATATG ATATGTCAAGGCTTGGCTCCGACCCTCACAGGCCCGTTCGCAGACCAAGCTGGACGTCGCCCGGCCTACATCCTCTGCTTTTTGATTTATATAATAAGCAACATCGCCTTAGCCCTCCAACACAGCTATCCTGCGCTCCTTGTCCTTCGCGCGATTCAGAGCTCCGGTAGCAGCGGCACTGTGGCCTTGGCTTCAGCGGTCGCAGCCGATGTCATCACCTCCGCTGAACGGGGAACGTATATGAGCATTACCTCCTTAGGAAACATCCTTGCACCTTCACTAGGACCTGTCCTTGGTGGTGTCCTGAGCGAGTATCTAGGATGGCAGTCGATATTCTGGTTCCTAGCAATGTCATctaccatcttcttcataccTCTAGTGCTCTTATTTCCAGAAACATGTCGGACGATCGTCGGAGACGGCTCAATCCCGGCATCGGGATGGAACAAATCCATCCTTAACTGGTGGATGTCTAAACGTCCCCACAGAAGGCCCGTTCTTATTCCCTCTGCCAGCACAGAACCGGCCCCCCAACCACAACTGCCAAAAAGAATGATACACCCCCTATCTAcgctctctcttctcttccacctccccacGGGTCTTATCATCCTATCAAACGGCCTGATATTCGCAAGCTACTACGCCATAACAGCCGGCCTACCTTCCCAACTCAGATCGATCTACGGACTAAGTGACCTGAACATCGGCCTAAGCTTTATCCCAATGGGTGCCGGCACCCTCCTAAGCGCAACATTCAACGGGATAATCGTAGACTGGAACTACCGGCGCATAGTAGCAAAGGACAGACAGGACATAGAAAACTTCGAAGCCGAGAAAGCCA
- the optB gene encoding small oligopeptide transporter, OPT family (sexual differentiation process protein ISP4): MKEKETEPTVAVTTGAAIDEAAPDVAISHLKQLKKEHEWDPNLPEDLIDNSPYPEVRAAVPNYDEGGHTNTIRAWVIGLVLSTVASGMNMLFSLRQPYIVIPSYVVQVVAYPIGVGWAMLLPNKTFNVFGLKFNLNPGPFSKKEHAIAVLMANASFGGGTAYATDILVAQRAFYKQRFGWGFELLLCICTQMLGFGFAGFFHRFLVAPAAMIWPSTLINTSIFSALHDRSLPDPRKVAGWTIGRYRMFLYCLVGSFVWYWFPGYIAPFLSVFAWVTWIKPQSPVVNQLFGGWTGLSLLPITFDWTQISGFNFSPLISPWHAHANTLIGMVVFYWICTIGLHYNNAYWFKHLPISDSSSYDNTGSVYDVSRILTPEFTFDDAKYKEYSPLFLSTTFALCYGLSFAGVIAVLLHAILFHGKEVLARVKTFRKTEDDVHARLMARFKPVPLWWYGALFLTMLGIGLGVSLGYPTHLSWWAFFVSLIMAIVWTLPVGIVQAATNIQLGLNVLTEFVIGYMQPGRPMAMMLFKTFGYISMSQGLYFCQDMKLGHYMKIPPRVTFAAQMVATLWTSIVQIAVMNWALGSIDGICDKDQPNHYSCPNGRVFFNASVIWGVIGPARMFSPGQLYSGLMWFWLAGAILPVLIYLGARIWPRSKIRYLSAPLIFTGAGLIPPATPLNYLSWGIVGFIFNKWIRSRWRGWWMQYNYVLSAGLDVGLTLSTIVIFLCLQLTDTTFPSWWGTRIATDTMDAAGTAVEITGEKFGPTTWPSG; the protein is encoded by the exons atgaaggagaaagagaccGAACCCACTGTGGCCGTGACCACCGGAGCGGCCATCGACGAAGCAGCACCAGATGTGGCCATCTCCCATCTGAAACAACTCAAGAAGGAGCATGAATGGGACCCAAACCTGCCCGAAGAT CTCATTGACAATTCTCCATATCCAGAAGTGCGTGCAGCCGTCCCAAACTACGACGAGGGCGGTCATACCAATACCATCCGCGCCTGGGTCATTGGCCTAGTCCTATCCACTGTTGCATCGGGGATGAACATGCTATTCTCTCTGCGGCAGCCGTACATTGTTATTCCTTCGTATGTTGTTCAGGTTGTGGCCTACCCAATCGGTGTAGGTTGGGCCATGTTGCTGCCGAACAAAACTTTCAATGTGTTTGGTCTCAAGTTCAATCTGAACCCCGGCCCTTTCAGCAAAAAGGAACACGCCATTGCAGTCCTCATGGCCAATGCTTCTTTTGGGGGTGGTACTGCCTATGCCACCGATATCCTAGTCGCCCAGCGAGCCTTCTACAAACAACGGTTCGGTTGGGGCTTTGAGCTTCTCTTGTGTATATGTACTCAGATGTTGGGCTTTGGCTTTGCGGGCTTCTTTCACCGGTTTCTCGTCGCCCCAGCAGCTATGATTTGGCCCTCGACGCTCATAAATACATCTATATTTAGTGCACTGCACGATCGCAGTCTCCCCGATCCACGAAAGGTTGCTGGTTGGACAATCGGCAGATATCGCATGTTTTTGTACTGTTTGGTCGGATCTTTCGTCTGGTACTGGTTTCCTGGTTATATTGCTCCCTTCCTCAGCGTCTTCGCCTGGGTGACATGGATCAAGCCTCAGAGCCCTGTCGTCAACCAGCTCTTCGGCGGCTGGACGGGCTTGTCTTTACTCCCTATTACCTTTGACTGGACTCAGATCTCCGGTTTCAACTTCAGTCCACTGATCTCGCCGTGGCATGCCCATGCGAACACCCTTATTGGTATGGTAGTGTTCTATTGGATCTGCACTATCGGTCTACACTACAATAATGCCTACTGGTTCAAGCATTTGCCCATTAGTGATTCCAGCAGCTATGATAACACCGGATCGGTATACGATGTGTCTAGAATCCTGACACCAGAGTTTACCTTCGATGATGCCAAATACAAAGAGTACTCGCCACTCTTTCTGTCCACTACATTTGCTTTGTGTTACGGCCTGAGCTTTGCTGGCGTTATTGCCGTCCTTCTGCACGCAATATTGTTTCATGGCAAGGAGGTCTTGGCTCGTGTCAAGACTTTCCGCAAGACTGAGGATGATGTCCACGCCCGTCTAATGGCTCGCTTCAAGCCCGTACCGCTGTGGTGGTATGGTGCACTCTTTTTGACCATGCTTGGTATAGGTCTGGGTGTGTCACTCGGATATCCTACTCATCTGAGTTGGTGGgctttcttcgtctccttGATCATGGCCATCGTGTGGACTTTGCCGGTCGGGATTGTGCAGGCAGCCACAAACATTCAACTGGGGCTTAACGTTTTGACAGAGTTTGTGATCGGCTACATGCAGCCTGGAAGGCCAATGGCCATGATGCTTTTCAAAACATTTGGTTATATATCCATGTCCCAGGGCTTATACTTCTGCCAGGACATGAAACTCG GTCACTATATGAAAATTCCTCCCCGGGTTACATTTGCCGCCCAAATGGTCGCTACCCTGTGGACGTCGATCGTCCAAATTGCAGTCATGAACTGGGCATTAGGATCGATCGATGGTATCTGTGACAAGGATCAACCGAACCACTACAGCTGTCCGAATGGCCGCGTTTTCTTCAACGCCTCCGTCATCTGGGGAGTCATTGGGCCCGCTCGCATGTTCTCACCCGGTCAGCTCTACTCCGGCTTAATGTGGTTCTGGCTCGCTGGCGCTATCTTGCCTGTACTCATCTATCTGGGCGCCCGTATATGGCCCCGGAGCAAGATCCGCTACCTAAGCGCGCCCCTGATCTTCACCGGTGCCGGATTGATTCCCCCTGCTACGCCGCTCAACTACCTCAGCTGGGGCATTGTgggcttcatcttcaacaagTGGATTCGCAGCCGCTGGCGCGGCTGGTGGATGCAGTACAACTATGTCCTGTCTGCAGGACTCGACGTCGGTCTCACCCTATCCAcgatcgtcatcttcctttgCCTGCAGTTGACTGATACCACTTTCCCGTCATGGTGGGGTACTCGTATTGCAACAGATACTATGGATGCTGCCGGCACAGCCGTAGAAATTACTGGAGAGAAATTTGGCCCAACGACATG GCCATCCGGTTGA